The following proteins come from a genomic window of Puntigrus tetrazona isolate hp1 chromosome 15, ASM1883169v1, whole genome shotgun sequence:
- the LOC122358732 gene encoding B-cell receptor CD22-like, with the protein MELSQLPLVFLLISNIYSEQTQERLKPKVIIKPDQHVFRGETVTLRCDIYDEGVTGWRYSWYKEGLDRVFSEGQELTFSSVTESDSGEYSCDRFNGSKPSPRSDEVTLTVSDPKSVLSVSPQKWLTEGDPVTLICEVHNFSTGWTFSWFTLTESPGGYHLLSDSSRGAGGRYRISSAAVDHTGVYVCRAEREKSSYKTQYSNKQLLWVTGVSAPVSLRVSPSRTQHFRSDSLSLSCEDQSNSTVWRVKRYTDSDLEDCSSIPRGSHTGSTCTISYVFTSLTGVYWCESESGEKHHPVNITVHSEVILESPVHPVTEGDSLTLHCLYQYTTPSNLRADFYKDGSLIQNQTTEMIISPVSKSHEGFYSCKHPERGESPKSWISVSGFHSESQISVLCIFSSVLAACPYLLVTVVLIFKCCRMRG; encoded by the exons ATGGAGCTCAGTCAACTTCCTCTTGTGTTCT tgctgatTTCAAATATCTACTCTGAACAAACTCAAg AAAGACTGAAACCCAAAGTGATCATTAAACCTGATCAACATGTGTTCAGAGGAGAAACAGTCACTCTCAGATGTGACATATATGATGAAGGAGTCACTGGCTGGAGATACAGCTGGTATAAAGAAGGTTTAGACAGAGTTTTCAGTGAAGGACAGGAACTCACATTCAGTTCTGTTACTGAGTCTGACTCAGGTGAATACTCCTGTGATAGATTTAATGGATCAAAACCGTCTCCCCGCAGTGATGAAGTTACTCTGACAGTATCAG ATCCCAAATCAGTTTTAAGTGTTTCTCCACAGAAGTGGTTGACTGAAGGAGAtccagtgactctgatctgtgaGGTTCACAACTTCTCTACAGGCTGGACGTTCAGCTGGTTCACTTTAACTGAATCACCAG GTGGTTATCATCTGctctcagacagcagcagaggagcaggaggaagaTACAGGATCAGTTCTGCTGCTGTAGATCACACAGGAGTTTATGTgtgcagagcagagagagagaaatcatcTTATAAAACACAGTACAGCAACAAACAGCTGCTGTGGGTCACCG GTGTTTCTGCTCCAGTCTCTCTGAGGGTCAGTCCCAGCAGAACTCAACACTTCAgatctgactctctctctctgagctgtgaAGACCAGAGTAACTCTACTGTATGGAGAGTGAAAAGATACACAGACAGTGATCTGGAAGATTGTTCATCAATACCTCGAGGATCACACACAGGATCTACATGTACAATCAGTTACGTCTTTACATCACTCACTGGAGTGTACTGGTGTGAGTCTGAATCTGGAGAGAAACATCATCCTGTTAATATCACTGTACACT CTGAAGTGATTCTGGAGAGTCCTGTTCATCCTGTGACTGAAGGAGATAGTCTGACTCTACACTGTTTATATCAATACACAACTCCATCAAACCTCAGAGCTGATTTCTATAAAGATGGATCACTCATCCAGAATCAAACTACAGAGATGATCATCTCTCCTGTCTCAAAGTCACACGAGGGTTTCTACTCCTGCAAACACCCAGAGAGAGGAGAGTCACCCAAGAGCTGGATCTCAGTCTCAG GGTTTCATTCAGAATCTCAGATCTCTGTTCTCTGTATATTCAGTTCTGTACTGGCAGCTTGTCCATATCTGCTGGTGACCGTCGTGCTGATTTTCAAATGTTGCAGAATGAGAGGTTAA